In Paludibaculum fermentans, the genomic stretch GACGCCGCATCACCGGATCGGGGGCGAGCGACACCGCTTTGAACTGGCCGGCCACCACGCCTTCCTGGAAATGCGAGGCCGCCATGAACGATAAACCCATGCCCGCCAGCACGAAGCGCTTGATCATCTCGGTGGAGTCCAGCTCCATCGAGATCTGGATCAGGTCTTCCACCGGCTCCAACCACTGGTTCATTTTGCTGCGCGTCGCGCCGCCCTTCGGCAGCAGCAGCGGATAGGGCACCACGTCCTGGCAACTGACCGCGGGCAGCGCCGCCAGCGGATGATCCGCCGGAGTCAGCAGCTTGATCTCGTCGGTGTAGACCTGCAATACCTGCAGCTTCTTGTCCTGCACGGGCAACTGCGCGAACCCGAAGTCGGCCAGGTTGTCCAGGACCGCCTCGGTCACGTGGCCGCCGTAGCTGCGGTCTACGAGAAGCTGCACGTTGGGAAACCGCTTCTTGTACTCCGAAAACACGTTCGGCAGTACGTAGATGCAAGTGGCTTCGTTGGCCGCAATTACCAGCTCGCCGCGTGGTACGCGTTCCAGTTCATTGATCGAGTTCTGCGCCCGGCGGCGCAGGTCGAGAATCTGTTCAGCATAATCGCAAAAGATACGCCCGGCCGGAGTGAGTTGAATGCGCGTACCCAGCCGCTCGAAGAGCGAGGTGTTCAGCTCCTGCTCGAGCTGGCGGATTTGCGCACTGATTGCCGGCTGCGTGCGGAAACACGTCTGCGCAGCCTTGGAAAAACTCTTCAGGCGGACAATCTCCAGGAACGTGTGGAGTTGGTCTAGATCCATTCGGGGGCTCGTCTGAAGGGCGCCTGCAAATTGGAATGCAACTTGCAGGGGTGATCATACCATATTACCATCGAGATGGGGATGTTTAGCTCGGCCTCACTTCGAATACAAGTCCCCCGCGAACGCGCT encodes the following:
- a CDS encoding LysR family transcriptional regulator, which codes for MDLDQLHTFLEIVRLKSFSKAAQTCFRTQPAISAQIRQLEQELNTSLFERLGTRIQLTPAGRIFCDYAEQILDLRRRAQNSINELERVPRGELVIAANEATCIYVLPNVFSEYKKRFPNVQLLVDRSYGGHVTEAVLDNLADFGFAQLPVQDKKLQVLQVYTDEIKLLTPADHPLAALPAVSCQDVVPYPLLLPKGGATRSKMNQWLEPVEDLIQISMELDSTEMIKRFVLAGMGLSFMAASHFQEGVVAGQFKAVSLAPDPVMRRLGLVYRKDKALSKAGLGFIQTVMNRANVPHPEASQFAGVAPGGPR